The sequence below is a genomic window from Sorangiineae bacterium MSr12523.
TTGTGCGCCTTGTAGAAGCGCTCAAGCGCCCGGGTGTAATCGAGTTCGGCAAGGCGCAACGCTTCCGGCTGCGCGCCCCCCAGTCGCAAGGCGCCCAATCGAGCGCGCGCACTTTCGACGGCGTGGGTGACGCCGTTTTCCTTCTCCTTACGCTGCTGCATCGTAGTGCTCCTTTGCGAGGGTCAGGTTTCTGGCTGCGTACCGGATCGCGGAGTCGAGGAGCGCGGTGACTCTTGGGGCGACCGACGGCGAGACTTCCTCGACGATGAGACCGAGGTCGTCGCACGCTCGGCAGATCGTTTCCTGTCGGAGGTTCACGGCCCTCGAGCCGCCGCACATGTAACAAGTCCGCGCAACCTCGTGGGTTGGTGTCGTGGGCTTGGGCGCCCGGGACGCGATCGACGGGCCGGCGGGGGCCGGGTCCTCGGGGGGCCGGCACTTCCAGTCGTCCAACCCAGCGAGCCCCTCATGCGACCACGCGAGAGCGTAGTCTTCGCGGGCGTCCATTTAGGCGGCCCTCCGCCGCTCGTTCTCTTGAAAGTAATCCAACAGCGCATCGTGCATGGTGTCGTCAGCAGCTCGCACGCGAGCCTGGGCTGCGGCGATCACCGTTTCGTCGTGCTCCTCGCCACGGAAAAGGGCGGAGAGGGCCTTTTCGGCGAGGTCCTCCTCCTCTTGCGCGCGATGGACTCGCGCTACAAGTTCGTCGAGGTCAATTCGCATAGCGCGACTCCGCGGGCCGCGGGCTCGAAGCTCGATGACGTGCACGAAGCTCGTCGAGGAGCTTTTCGGCACGCTCGGCGTGGCCAATGGACGTCATGAGGGCCCGAACCTGTGCGACGCGCTCTGCGGTGATACGCGTCCCGATCCGTTCGCACTCGTCGCAAACATGGGTATTTTTGCATCGGCTGCATGGGCAAGGGTTCGGTCGTTCTGCGGGCCAAGCGGCGCAGATCGCGCACGTGCGAGCTTCGATCATGATGTCCTCCCGTCGGACACGTCGTCCGACCATGAGAGAACAATAAGAAACATTAGCGAACATTCAAGGGGAACGTTCACTGATTTTGTGAACGTCGCCCTCTCGGGCCGGCGGCCGGACGCGAATGGAAATGAGAAGGACGTTCCGAGGTCGAACAATCTCCGCACCCGACGGTCGAGGAACGTGCTGCAATGGCGGGGCACACCACCGCAGGCCTCCGGCCGTTCGGCGCGACCGAGAGCGGGTCGCCGGCCGTTCGACCTGCTTCCTGCCTACGACGGTGCGCGGCAGAGCGCGCGCCATCGCATCACGCAGGAAAGGTGGAGCTCGTCAGCCTGAGCGCCGATCGATGGGACCGCACTGACTACGTCGAGCCTTGCCCAGACGAGCCGCGGTGCGGCGCGGGGGGATTGCGACGTCCTCGTTCACTCACGTTCTCGCTCTGAAGGAGGTTGTCCCCACGCTCCACCCACCAATCGACGGTGGGATCTCCGTACGGGATCGGAATGACCAGAAGCTGCTTCTTAACGGTGTCCGTCCAAAATGGCCGGAGCTCCATAGCCGTGGCGAGGTTCGCAGACTCCGCCCCAGTGATTCCGTCGTCGTCTTCTTCCATCATCGGTACCCCGCGCTTCCCCGCGAGAACTTCTGCCCGCATCTGGTCATAGGGCAGGCCGAGCCATTTGGTAGCGATGACTTGCATGACGTTCAGGCTGGGATCTCGCAAGGGCGGGTCCCTCAGAATGTACGAGATGTTGGATTTGGAGAGTCCGGTGACGCGCGCCAGCATCGCGGGTCCACCGCGGTTCGTGGCAGCCTCCCGCATGACGCTGCGGATATATTCTCGGACACGGCGCTCCCCCGTTAACGGCCCCGCGGATTTGGCGCCAGCTTCGCCCGCCAATGGCCGCTGTGCAGCTCGTTCCTTGGGCTCGTCGGGCGATAGCTTCCCCTTCGTCGGCAGACGTTGCTCGGCGTGCTGCGCGCTCTTGGGACCCCGCGAGTTCGGCTTCACCACGTCCAGCACCCTAACAGATGTTAGCCAATTCGTTCTCTCGATCTGCTCGGGACCTTGATTTGTTCGCGAACGTTCATTATTTGTTCGCTCATGCTGTCGCACGGCGCGTTGGCCTTCGGAGCGTTCCTTCGAAGGCATGGAATTTCACAAGCCGCGGCTGCGCGGGCGCTCGGCGTGACCGACGTGGCCATTCACGAATGGCTGGCGGGCTCGCGTCGTCCGCGTGGGCATCGCGCTGCCATTGCCATCTGGACTCGGGGGGAGGTTCCAGAGGACCTGTGGCTTCTTCCGGGAGAGCGGCGCGCGCTCGCTCGAATTCGGCCGTTTGCAAGTGATCGACATGCGCGCTCCCTCGCTGGATGGTGCTACGTGGCGGCACCGCTTCATCAGTCTGCGCGTGCCGCCGAAGCCGCGCAAGTGCTGCGAGCGCGGGGGGTGCGCGTGTGTTCACGGTGGCACGATCTCGTCGATGCGTCCGGGGCCGACCCGCGAGATGAGGACGAGCGTCGCGTTCTGATGCAGGAAAACCTGCATGATCTCTCGAAGGCGAGCGTCATTCTTGCCCTCACCGACCGCGGCACTCCGCGAGCGACCTACGCCGAGCTTGGGTGGGCGCTGGCTCGTGACATTCGCGTCGTGTGGCTCCAGACGCCTCAAGGCGAAGGGGGCAACATTTTCGACGCGCATCCACGAGTCTCCCGCGTCTTCGATTTCAGGGACGCAATCGAGATCGTGGCCTCGAGCAGCGACCCGATCATGAACGTGCCTCTTGGAACTCCAGCCCTTGGAGCTATGACGGACGCAGGGAGCTGCTCATGAGCGAAACCAACGAAGACGTCGTCGCCTGCGACGCTCCGACGCTGAAGGTGCTCGATATGGAAGCGCTGGCCGAAGCCGCGGAGCGCTTGCTCCAAGACGAAGAGGGAGCATCGAAATGAGAGTGTACGTCGCAAGTCCCTATACGAACGCGTCTGGGGTGCGAGACGTTCACGTCCGCCTAGTCGAGAAGGGGATCACTCCTACCTCCGCATGGGCGGAAGCAGCGACCGGCCGCGAACGCCTCAGCGCGTTTTTCGCATCTGAGTTTCGAGCCCTCGCAGAGGCGAACGATCGCGCACTGCGCGTAAGTGACGCCGTCCTGGTGTGGTCCCTGCCCGAAGGCGGAGGGGAGATGTACGCGGAGGCCCGCTTCGCGCTCGTGCTCGAGATCCCTGTCTATTGGGTGGGCCGCCCAATCCTGTCTGCTTATCGGCGTGGCGTTCGACTGTTCGACGACATCGATGCCGCAATCGCTGCGCTGAGCGAAAAGGCACATGCAAGAGCGGTGACTTCGTGAATCGGGAGGAACTTATGAACCAGGAAGAGACTTTGGTCGATGAGAAGAAGGTCCCCACCCTGCGCGAATCGGCGGAGCGGTATCTCGCAGTCCGCAAACGCCAGGTCAGCCCCCGAGCCTGGCTCGAGGAATGGCAATATCTCAACGTGGATATTCTGCCCAAGCTCGGAGACCTTCGATTGGCGGAGTTGCTCGACAACACGGAACTCATTCCGGAATTGTTTCGCGAGCTGGGGACGCGTCGCCCCACACCGTATTGCCTTGCGTGCCACACGGTCTTGCGCCAGCTCATCGAAGCCTCGATATTCGGGGCCGAGTCTCCGTTGACCGTGGCAGGGGGGCGGGCGCATGAGCAGCGCCCACGACAAATCATTCCGATCGCAACTGCCCAACGGCTCCTCACCTCATCCTCCGTTCCGCTCGAACGCCGAGCGGAGTACGCCGTGATGGTCGGCACCGGAGCACGAATCGGCGAGATGCACAGCGCGTGTTGGGGGCATCGCCACACGGCGGCGCCAATCCCTTATTGGGTGGTGGGGGACGGTCATTCGCATTACTGGCGCGTGTCGCGGCGCATTCCGCTCGCGCCCTTCGTTCTTGCAGCTCTCGAGGTGCTGCACGACAGCGCGCGGCTCGCATTGTGCCGCGACCCTCGGCCCGAAGACCTCATGCTCCGGGAGATCCGTCGCCCCGTGCGCCCCGAGGTTCTGCGCGCTGACCTCCAGGCTGCGGGCCTGCCCTCCGACCTGCATGCTTTTCCATTCGTGCTTCACGATGTTCGTCGTTCTGTAAACAAGTGGCTCGAGGACGCCGGCGTCGACGGCGAGACACGTGATGCCTTCCTCGGGCACTCCATCGTTGCGTTCGGGATGGAGACCGAAACCATTTCGCTCGAGCGCATGGCGGCGGCGGTTGCACAGCTCCCGTTCCAGTTCTCGGCGGAGGGTGGGTAGGCCCATGGCTACCGCAAAGCAGAGGGCGAGACACGTCATCCCAGTCGCGAGTGCGCAAGCGCTCCTCGCGTCGCCGCAGGTTCGACTCGTACGTCAGGCGCAATACGCGGTCATGTTTGGCACGGCGGCTTCGATTGGTGAGCTTCTCGCTGTTCGTTGGAAGCATCGGTGCCTCAATACAGCCATTCCCAATTTGGTCGTTGGGAACCGTATTTGCGAGCGCCACATTCCGATCGCCACGTTCGTGGCTGCCGCACTCGATGTTCTTCATGAGGACGGGCGTCGCGAACTAGGACGCGAGCCTCTGCCCGAAGACCCGATATTCGCCGAGAGCCAGCGTTCGATCGATGCAGCCCGCCTCCGCGCCGACCTCCGGGTCGCAGGCGGCTTGCCGAGCGATCTCGAAAATCATCCATTCAGGCTGTCCGACATTCGGCGATCGTTCTGCCTGTGGCTCCGCGCGGCTGGAGTTGACCGCTTGACATGCATGGTGCTCTTGGGTCACCGAATCACGGACTCCGGCATCAAGGCCCCCATGCCGCTGGAACGCGTGGCGGACGCCGTTGCGCGCCTTCCTCTTAGGTTCTCAAAGGATGGTGGGTAATGATGGGCGCTACGAGACCGTTTTCCTCGTCGTCGGGAGCGGAGGAGGTGGCGTCGTGACCGAGCCCGCCCAGGTGACGGTCCTGCCCATGAGCGCGGACGCGTTGCGGTCGCTCGTCAGGGAGGCCGTGCGCGAGGAGCTCAAGACCAATGCGTCTGACGACGACGTTCTCGATCTAGAGGACGTCGCGCGGCTTCTAAAGATATCCACGAAAACGGTGGTGAAATACATCAATAAGAGGGGATTGCCCGCAACGCGTTTTGGTCAGAATTGGCGCTTTCGGCGTGACAATGTTCGTAGCTGGTTGCAAGAGCAAGCGGTGAAGTTCGGCGCTCCGAGCGAGCGCTATGGGGACAAACTGCGCGCGGTGAAAGGGGAAGGCTGATGTCCGTTGAAACCAAGAAGAGGAAAAAAGGCGCCACCCATTACGCAGTATTCAGTTGGCAAGGGGGGCGTGTATGGGAGAAGGCTGGTAGCGAAAAGCGCGAAGCGGAACGTCTCGAGAAGCGTCGACGAGCGGAGGTTGCAAACGGTACGTACGTGCCTCCGGCGATGAGCAAGGTTACGACGGTGGGGCAGTACCTGCGGGCTTGGCTTCTAACGCGAGAGAATCGTACGGCGACGAACGACCGAAGCCGGATGAAGTACTACGTGCTCCCGAAGGAGTGGTTCGTCGAGATGCCCATCGCCGATGTGCGGCCACGCCACATCATCCAGTTGATCCAGGAGCTGAAGAAAACGATTGGCCATCGCACGCGCAAGCCGCTGCGACCCAAGACAGTGGCAAACACGTACACTGCCCTGCGGACGATGTTCCGTGATGCTCGCATCGCTGAGCTCACGAACGTTGACCCGTGCGTGATTCCCAAGGGGCTCGTTACGCACAAGACGGTTTCACGTCGCGGACCCTACGAACTCGTCGAGATTCGCCCGCTCGTGCGAGATGAAAAGGTCGAACCGAACAAGCGCGTCTGGAACGCGCTCTTGTTCTTCACGGGGATGCGGACAGGCGAGGCCGCGGGGCGCCGGTTTCGGGATTGGAAGCGTGATGCACATCCTCTCTCTGCTCTCGAGGTGGACACACAATTCAACGACCAACTCCTCAAGACAGATCAGCAGGTGGCGGGCGAGCACGCGCGCCGGATTCCGGTCCACCCCGAGCTCGAACGTGTTCTCGACTGGTGGTGGAGAGAGGGGTTTGCTCAGTTCTACGGGCGCCGTCCGAAGTTGGACGACTTCATCGTTCCTCTCGAAAGCGACGTGCTTGCGTGCCACACGAATTCGAGCGCCTATCGAGTGATGCGGACCTCGTGCAAACGAGCGGAGGTCCCGCTTCGGGGAGTCCACTCGTCGCGCCGTTCCTTCATCTCGCATTGCCGGCGGGGTGGCTGCGCTAAGGATGTGCTCGAACGAATCACCCACAACGCTTGTGGTGACATCATCGACATCTACACATTTTGGGACTGGAAGCCCCTCTGCGACGTCGTCCTTTGCCTCGACTTGGACCGCCCAGAATGTAGAAAAAGTGTAGACGGACTCGCGCAAGTACGCGGAACCTTTGTGGAGCCGAGGGGGATCGAACCCCTGACCTCATCCATGCCATGGATGCGCTCTCCCAGCTGAGCTACGGCCCCTTGGGTGGAGGGTCATCTACTGCGACGCGCGCCTCTTGTCTACTCCCTCGATGAAGGAAGCTCACAAAAGACGCGGTACCCCTCGTTTTTCCGCGGATTATTTCGCGTCCTTGGGGGCCGCGATGTCGACCTCCCACTGCACCGTGGTGTCGCCGCCGGCCCAGGGCGGGTAGACCAGGTTGGCGAAAGCCTGGGTAGCGCAGCGCCCGGTTGGCTTCCCATCGAAGGGCGCCCCGACGGTGGCTCCCTTGGAGCGCCCGTTGTGACCGAGGTTCACGGTCACCATCGTCTTGCCCCACGGCCCGGATGCCTTGCCGTTTTCGTCCTTCGCCGAACCGCAGTTGTCCTTCACCTGGCGGGCCGCACGCTTCAAGACGACCTCCGTCGCCTCTTTGTCGTACGAATCCGTTCGGCGCTGCGATGTGCCTCCCGCCGGAGCAGCCGCAGGTGCGGGCGCTGGCCTCGAGCCATCCGCGGCGGCCGGTGCCGGCGCGGGCGACGAGGAGAACTGCGGATGCCGCGCGTTGTCCGCGGATTCCGACGAATCATCCCATTTGGGGGCGGGCTCCGACGAGGCCGACGACGTCGAGGCGCTCGAACCGGAAGAAGGATCGGTGGCAGGCTTCGACGACCCCCCGCACGCTGCCGTGCCCACCCCAAGACACAGCGTGATCCACAAATATGTCTGCCGCATAGGACAAATTCTGAAACACAATTTTGCGTAATTCAAATAAAGCGAAATTCTGTTTCTCGAATCTTGGACGGATCCGTTGTCCTTATAAAAGTACTAACTCGACTTGTCCTCCGCGTCCTTGGCGCGCTTGAGGCTAATCACCTTGAGTACGGCGGCCAGAAGATCGCCCAATGGGCACGGTTTGGTCAGGTATGCGTCGCAGCCGCGGTCTATCGCGTCGCGCCAATGCTCCGGATAAGCTTGGCCCGTGACGACGATGACCGGAACGGTTTGGCTTGGGTCGGCATCACGCAAGCGTCGCAGCATTTCCCGTCCGTCCATCACCGGCAGCGAAATATCGAGCACGATGAGATCCGGTCGGAGTGCCTGCGCGCGCTCCAGCCCTTCGGCGCCGTTGCTGGCCTCGGTCACGCGAAACCCTGCTCGCGTCAGGAACGCGGCGTACAGCGCACGGCTGTCCTCGTTGTCCTCGACGCAAAGGATGAGAGGGCGGCGCTGCGTCCTAGGCTCCGGACGGCGCGGAATGGGCGTCGCATCGTTCATATAGGGATCTCCTACAGGCCCCAGGGGAGAACCTTGAACCCTGGGACCTCGATCGCAAGCTCCTCCGCGCGAGCTTTACGCTTTCTCTTCGCGCTGTCCGGAAATCATCTCGAGCAACGCCCGGTCACCCTGCAAGGCCACGCGCTGCATGTAAAAGGCCAGTCCGCGGCGACCGCCAAGCTCTTCACCGCTGCCCGCGCGCCCCGGTCCGCCGTGTACGAGCGGAGCCAATACGGTGCCCGGAGGCACGGCCTGTCCCGCGATTTTCGAAGAGCCCACGGTTACGCGGCCATGGTACGGCGCAATGCCGAGCACCACGGATCGCACGAAGGCCTTGTCGTCCGAGTAGACGCTCGACACCAGACCTCCGCCACCTGCCGCGACCCACTTCACGGCATCGGCCGCATCGGAATACGGCATCACGGTGGCCACGGGGCCGAAGACCTCGTGATTGTGCACTGCATCACCCGGATCGGGCCGCTCGCCGTGTAGCAACACGGGGCTGATGAAATAACCCTTCTCGTGCACGGCCTCTGCGCTTCCGAACACGGCTTTTCCATGGGCCGCGAGCTTGGCGACGCCGGCGCGAACGTCGGCCAATTGTTGCGCTGTCGCAAGGGGGCCCATGCCCACGTCCTCGCGCGAAGGATCGCCCACCTTGATGGCCGCGAGGCGCTCGCGCAGCCGCTCGAGCACCGCAGGCACCTTGTCCGCGGGCACGTACACGCGGCGGATGGCCGTGCATTTTTGCCCCGTCTTTTGGGTCATGTCGCGCACGACATCGCCGACGAAAAGGTTCATCACCTCGGAGTCGTCGCCGACGTCGGGCCCGAGCAACGCCGCATTGAGGCTGTCGGCCTCCACGTTCACCCGCACCGAGTGTTCCCGCACCGCATGCTCGGCGCGCAGGTGCGCACCGGTCGTTCCTGCGCCCGTGAACGCGAGGACGTCTTGCCCGCGCAGGTGCTTCAAGAGATCGCCCGGGCTGCCGGCAATGAAGGAGAGCGCCCCCGGGGGAAGCAGTTTTTCCTCGACCCAAAGGCGCACGATGCGGTGCGAAACCAGGGCGGTGCTCGAGGCGGGCTTGCTCACCACGGGCACGCCCGCACAGAGCGCCACGGCGGCTTTTTCCGCGAGGCCCCACGCCGGAAAGTTGAACGCGTTGATGTGCACGGCCACGCCCTCGCGCGGCACGAAGATGTGGGCCCCCACCAAACGCGGGCTTCGGCCGAGCGGAAGGCTCGGACCATCGAGCAACACCGGCCCGTTCGGCGCCTCTTTTGCCAGTTCCGCGGCGACGTCGGCGTACGCCGCCAAGGTGAGGGACGCTCCGTCGATATCGAACTTCGCATCCCCGCGCGTGTTGCCCCCGTTCTCGATGGCCAGCCCGATGAGCTCGTCGCGGTGGGCGTGGATGCACCGCGACAAAGCGCGCAGCATCTCCCCACGCGCCGCGAAGCTCATGGCTCGGAGCGCGGGCCCGCCCACGTCACGGGCGTAGGCGAGGGCGACTCCGAAATCGAGACCCTCGGTGTTGGACGTCGCGATGGGAGCTTCCGTCGACGGATTGACCAGCGTGCTCGCACGTCCGCTTCCTCGTACCCAGGCGCCTTGCAGATAGCTTTCGAGCTCGATCATAAGCGGACTGTCCGCCGTCTTTCGCTTCAGAGCAAGACTCTCATCGCGGCATCGGGTACGGTTTGGGGTGCCATGGCCGACGCCCTTCACACCGTTCACGCTGGAGTCACGAGTCCGGTCCGATTCGAAACCCATCCCGATCGCTACCGTCATTGGCAACTGAGCTTTCCCGCGGAGTACGGTGGTGCCGTCGCGCGGCTGGCCATGAACGTCAAAGAAGACGGCGGCGGCGACTACGTGTTGAAGCTCAACTCGTACGACCTCGGCGTCGACATCGAGCTCGCCGATGCCTTGCAGCGCATTCGCTTCGAACATCCCGCCGTCAAAGCGCTGGTCATCACCAGCGCGAAAGACCGTATTTTTTCGTCCGGCGCGAACATTTACATGCTGGGAGGCTCCACCCATGCCTTCAAAGTGAACTTCTGCAAATTCACGAACGAGACGAGGCTCTACCTCGAGGAGATGAGCGCCGAATCCGGCGTCTCCAGCGTCGCCGCGCTCAATGGCACGGCGTCGGGTGGCGGCTACGAGCTGGCGCTGGCCTGTGACTCCATCGTCCTACAGGATGACGGCTCGTCGGCGGTGAGCCTGCCCGAGGCGCCGCTGCTGGCGGTGCTTCCGGGCACCGGCGGGCTGACGCGCCTCGTCGACAAGCGCAAGGTGCGTCGCGATCTCGCGGACGTCTTCTCCACCTTGGCCGAGGGCATTCGCGGCAAGCGCGCCGTCGCGTGGAACCTCGTCGACGAGTCGCCCTCGCGTTCGCAGTTCGACGCGGTGGTGAAGACGCGCGCGGAGGCTTTCGTCGCCGCATCGAAGCGCAAGGCCCACGCGCCCATCGTGCTCGCGCCGCTCGAGGCGAACCGCAGTGATAACGGTGCAGAATACAAGTATGTCTCGCTGGTCCTCGATCGCGCCGCGCGGACGGCGACGTTGACCGTGCGGGCGCCGGGCGCGGGGCAGCCCGCGACGCCGGACGAACTCGCCAAGGCCGGTGCCGATGCGTGGATCCTGCGCGCGTTCCGCGAGCTCGACGATGCGCTGCTCGATCTACGCTTCAATCAGCCGGACATCGGCGTCATCGCGCTCAAGACCGAGGGTGATCCCGCCGCGGTGCTCGCCGTCGATGCCTTCTTGCACGCGCACCGCGAAGACCCGCTGGTGCGCGAGGTCACGTTGCTCGTGCGGCGCGTTCTCAAGCGGCTCGATCTGTCGGCCAAGACGTTCTTCGCCTTGGTCGAACCCGGCTCGTGCTTCGCGGGCACCTTGCTCGAGCTCGCCCTGGCCTCGGATCGCGTTTACATGCTCGACGACGATGGCGTCGCGCTTCAAACCTCGAAGCTCAATGCCGGCGCCTACCCCATGTCGAACGGCCTCTCCCGCTTGGAATCGCGCTTCCTTCGCGAGCCTTCGCGGGTGGCGCGCGTGCTCGAACGCACGGAGCCCTTCGACACGAAGCAGGCCCTCGACGAAGGGCTCGTCACCTTCGCGCCGGACGATCTCGACTGGGAAGATGAAATCCGCATCGCTTTCGAAGAGCGCGCCAGCTATTCGCCCGACGCCCTGACCGGCATGGAAGCAAGCCTTCGCTTCGCCGGCCCCGAGACCTTGGAGACCAAGATTTTCGGCCGCCTCACCGCCTGGC
It includes:
- a CDS encoding site-specific integrase, with translation MNQEETLVDEKKVPTLRESAERYLAVRKRQVSPRAWLEEWQYLNVDILPKLGDLRLAELLDNTELIPELFRELGTRRPTPYCLACHTVLRQLIEASIFGAESPLTVAGGRAHEQRPRQIIPIATAQRLLTSSSVPLERRAEYAVMVGTGARIGEMHSACWGHRHTAAPIPYWVVGDGHSHYWRVSRRIPLAPFVLAALEVLHDSARLALCRDPRPEDLMLREIRRPVRPEVLRADLQAAGLPSDLHAFPFVLHDVRRSVNKWLEDAGVDGETRDAFLGHSIVAFGMETETISLERMAAAVAQLPFQFSAEGG
- a CDS encoding helix-turn-helix domain-containing protein, translating into MTEPAQVTVLPMSADALRSLVREAVREELKTNASDDDVLDLEDVARLLKISTKTVVKYINKRGLPATRFGQNWRFRRDNVRSWLQEQAVKFGAPSERYGDKLRAVKGEG
- a CDS encoding response regulator yields the protein MNDATPIPRRPEPRTQRRPLILCVEDNEDSRALYAAFLTRAGFRVTEASNGAEGLERAQALRPDLIVLDISLPVMDGREMLRRLRDADPSQTVPVIVVTGQAYPEHWRDAIDRGCDAYLTKPCPLGDLLAAVLKVISLKRAKDAEDKSS
- a CDS encoding 3,4-dehydroadipyl-CoA semialdehyde dehydrogenase, which codes for MIELESYLQGAWVRGSGRASTLVNPSTEAPIATSNTEGLDFGVALAYARDVGGPALRAMSFAARGEMLRALSRCIHAHRDELIGLAIENGGNTRGDAKFDIDGASLTLAAYADVAAELAKEAPNGPVLLDGPSLPLGRSPRLVGAHIFVPREGVAVHINAFNFPAWGLAEKAAVALCAGVPVVSKPASSTALVSHRIVRLWVEEKLLPPGALSFIAGSPGDLLKHLRGQDVLAFTGAGTTGAHLRAEHAVREHSVRVNVEADSLNAALLGPDVGDDSEVMNLFVGDVVRDMTQKTGQKCTAIRRVYVPADKVPAVLERLRERLAAIKVGDPSREDVGMGPLATAQQLADVRAGVAKLAAHGKAVFGSAEAVHEKGYFISPVLLHGERPDPGDAVHNHEVFGPVATVMPYSDAADAVKWVAAGGGGLVSSVYSDDKAFVRSVVLGIAPYHGRVTVGSSKIAGQAVPPGTVLAPLVHGGPGRAGSGEELGGRRGLAFYMQRVALQGDRALLEMISGQREEKA
- the boxC gene encoding 2,3-epoxybenzoyl-CoA dihydrolase — encoded protein: MADALHTVHAGVTSPVRFETHPDRYRHWQLSFPAEYGGAVARLAMNVKEDGGGDYVLKLNSYDLGVDIELADALQRIRFEHPAVKALVITSAKDRIFSSGANIYMLGGSTHAFKVNFCKFTNETRLYLEEMSAESGVSSVAALNGTASGGGYELALACDSIVLQDDGSSAVSLPEAPLLAVLPGTGGLTRLVDKRKVRRDLADVFSTLAEGIRGKRAVAWNLVDESPSRSQFDAVVKTRAEAFVAASKRKAHAPIVLAPLEANRSDNGAEYKYVSLVLDRAARTATLTVRAPGAGQPATPDELAKAGADAWILRAFRELDDALLDLRFNQPDIGVIALKTEGDPAAVLAVDAFLHAHREDPLVREVTLLVRRVLKRLDLSAKTFFALVEPGSCFAGTLLELALASDRVYMLDDDGVALQTSKLNAGAYPMSNGLSRLESRFLREPSRVARVLERTEPFDTKQALDEGLVTFAPDDLDWEDEIRIAFEERASYSPDALTGMEASLRFAGPETLETKIFGRLTAWQNWIFQRPNAVGQRGALTLYGSPERPEFDFRRT